The Allostreptomyces psammosilenae sequence GCTGCCAGGGCACGGCCCGGGTGCGGGTCACGGTGCGCGGGCAGCGCGCCCACTCGGCGCGCTCCTGGCTCGGCCAGAACGCGATCCACGGCGTCGCGCCGATCCTCGCCAAGCTGGCCGCCCACCAGCCCCGGCGGGTGGTCATCGACGGCCTGGAGTACCGGGAGGGCCTGAACGCGGTGGGCATCGAGGGCGGCGTCGCCGGCAACGTGATCCCGGACGAGTGCGCCGTCACCGTGAACTTCCGCTACGCCCCGGACCGCTCGGAGCAGGAGGCGCTGGACTACCTGCGGGAGTTCTTCGGGCAGTGGGAGGTGGAGGTCACCGACTCCTCCCCGGGCGCCCTGCCCGGCCTCGGCCACCCGGCCGCCGCGGCGTTCGTCGCCGCCACCGGGGGCGAGGTGCGGGCCAAGTACGGCTGGACGGACGTGGCCCGGTTCTCCGCACTCGGCGTGCCGGCGGTCAACTACGGCCCCGGTGACCCGAACCTCGCGCACACCCGGGAGGAGCACGTGGTCTGCGCGGCCGTGCTGGAGTGCGAGGAGCGCATCCGGCACTGGCTCACCGCCTGAGCCCCGCCGGCCGCCCCGCCGCCCGCGGCCCCGCTCGCCGTGCGCCGCCCGGGCTGGCCGTGCGCCGCCCGGGGAGGTGACCGCGCGGTGAACCCTGGTGGAAGAGGCCCCGGCCCGGCCGAGGAGCCGCCCGGCGCGGTCCTCGGAGTCGTAGGCTCCACTCATGGCTGACGAGGTGAACGACGTGAAGGTGCCGGACGGCCCCGCGCAGCGCAACGAGGCCCGGCTCGCCCAGCGGTTGAGGCTGCCCGAGCGGCAGCGCGGCCCGGTCCTGATGCGGCGGGGCCAGATCCAGGACGAGACCACCGACCAGCGGCTGCTGGACAGCCGGGGCCCGACGGACTGGGTGCACTCGGACCCGTGGCGGGTGCTGCGGATCCAGTCGGAGTTCGTCGAGGGCTTCGGCGCGCTCGCCGAGCTCGGCCCCGCGATCAGCGTCTTCGGCTCGGCGCGCACCCCCGAGGGCAGCACGGAGTACGTGGCCGGGGTGAAGATCGGCTCGGCGCTGGCGAACGCCGGCTACGCGGTGATCACCGGCGGCGGCCCGGGGGCCATGGAGGCGGCCAACCGCGGGGCCGTCGAGGCCGGCGGCGTCTCGGTGGGACTCGGCATCGAGCTGCCGTTCGAGCAGGGCCTGAACGAGTACGTCGACATCGGCATCAACTTCCGCTACTTCTTCGTGCGCAAGACGATGTTCGTCAAGTACTCGCAGGGCTTCGTGGTGCTCCCGGGCGGCTTCGGCACGCTGGACGAGCTCTTCGAGGCGCTCACCCTGGTGCAGACCCGCAAGGTGACCCGCTTCCCGGTGATCCTCTTCGGCAGCGACTACTGGCGCGGCCTGCTCGACTGGGTGACCCACACGCTGGTCGCCGACGGCAAGGCGTCCAAGGCGGACCTGGAGCTGATCCACCTGACCGACGACGTCGACGAGGTGATGGAGCTGCTCCGCACCGCGACCGCGACCCGCGTCATCCCGGAGCGGCCCGAGTAGGACCGGCCGGCCGCTCCGCCGGGTCGGTTCGGGCCTGGTCGGTTCGGGCCTGGTCGGTTCCGGCCGGGGCGGCTCAGGCCAGGCCCCGGCGGGCCACGCTCGGCTCCCGCGTCCCGCGGATCGCCGCCACCATGTCCAGGACCTGCCGGGTCTCGGCGACCTGGTGGGCGCGGTAGACGCGGGCGCCGAGCCAGGCGGAGACGGCGGTGGCGGCCAGGGTGCCGAGCAGCCGCTCGTCCACCGGCAGGTCCAGCGTCTCGCCGACGAAGTCCTTGTTCGAGAGCGAGACCAGCACCGGCCAGTCGGTGGCGGTCATCTCGCCGAGCCGGCGGGTGGCCTCCAGCGAGTGGCGGGTGTTCTTGCCGAAGTCGTGCCCGGGGTCGATGAGGATCGACTCGCGCGGCACGCCGAGGGCCGCCGCGCGCTCGGCGAGGCCGACGACCACCTCGAGGATGTCCGCCATGACGTCGTCGTAGCCGACGCGGTGCGGGCGGGTGCGCGGCCGGACCGGGCGGTGGCCGGCGTGGGTGCACACCAGGCCGGCGCGGTGGCGGGCGGCCACCTCGGCGAGCCCCGGGTCGACGCCGCCCCAGGCGTCGTTGAGCACGTCGGCGCCGGCCCGGCAGACGGCGTCGCCGACCTCGGCGCGCCAGGTGTCCACGCTCACCACCACGTGCGGGAAGCTCGCCCGGACCTCGGCGACGAACGGCACGGTGCGGGCCGCCTCCTCCTCGGCCGTGACCTCGGCGCCGGGACCGGCCTTGACCCCGCCGATGTCGACTATCGCGGCGCCGGCCGCGACGGCCCGTTCGACCGCCGCCATCGCGGCCTGGTCGGTGAAGTTGGCGCCGCGGTCGAAGAAGGAGTCGGGGGTGCGGTTGATGATCGCCATGACCACCAGTTCCTCGGGGGAGAACTCCCGCCGCCCCAGCACCAACGGCCTGCCGTTCACGTGTCCACCTCGTTGTTCGCTCTGCGTTCGCACGGCACAGTCAACCAGCCGTCGCCCGCGGGCGCAGGGTCCGGGCGCGTGGGGGCGGGTAGGCTCCGGACACGCACTGGGCGGCAAGGCGGCAAGCGGACAACGGTGGGAGTGAGCTGGCGTGTTGTGGTTCATGGTCGCGGCGCTGGCCGTGGTGGTGGCCGCGGTCGCGGTGGTGGTGCTGGGCGCGGGCGGCTCGCTGCCGGACGCCGAGGTCGACCACGCCCGCCCGCAGCCGCCGTCCGGCCGACTGCTGTCGCCGCAGGACGTGGACGGCGTGCGGTTCACGGTGGCGCCGCGCGGCTACCGGATGGACGAGGTGGACGCGCTGCTGGACCGGCTGGCCGGCGAGCTGGCGCTGCGCGAGGCGCGGATCGCCGACCTGGAGGAGGCGGTCACCGCCGCCGGCCGGTCGGAGGCCGGGACGGCCGGGTCCGCGACCGGCGCCGGCCACCCGACCGGGGGGAACGGCGTGACCGGCGGGGAGGGTGCGACGGGCGGGGAGGGCGTCGCGACCTCGCAGGACGCCTCCGGGGCGGAGCGGGACCGGCGTGCGGCGGCCGAGCAGGGGATCGAACAGGAGTGACCGTCCGGTCGCTTCCGGCCGGGTGACCCCGGCGACGCTCGGTGGCGCCTGATGTGTTCTACGCTTCCAAAGCCTGTCCGATTCATCCGCGTTTGAGGTGTTATTGCAGGTCAGTTCGGTGGTTCGCGAGCATCGCGTTGTTCACCGACCTCCCGGATGCGGGATAATGGCAACCGTTCAATGCGTTCGATGTTGGCGGATTTGTGTCCGCCGGCGCGTCGATGAGCAGGTTGCAGGAAGGGGAACAGGCATGGCGGCCATGAAGCCGCGGACGGGCGACGGCCCGCTCGAGGTGACCAAGGAAGGGCGGGGCATCGTCATGCGAGTTCCGCTCGAGGGCGGCGGCCGGCTGGTCGTGGAGCTGTCCACGGACGAGGCGGATGCCCTCGGCGAGGCACTGCGCAACGCCTGCGGCTGACGGGCGGCCAGTCCGTCCCGCTCGCTGCTCACTCAACCGACGACTCCGACGCCCGCGCGGGCCCGCCTGTGTGGTGGGCGCGACCACTCCGCGCGCGTCGGTCGAGGACTCGCACCGCGGCCCCGGCGGCCGGTGGCGGGAGACACCAACCGTCTCTCCACCGGTTACCGGGGCCGCGGTGCGCTCGCACGCCCCCGCTCCCGTCGCCGGGACGCGTCCCGCGCCCTCTCCGCCCCGCGGCGGGCGGGCCCTCTCCGGCCGTTCCCGCCCCCCGTCCCGCCCCCCGCTGAGGCCCCGAAAGCGGACCCGCTTCGTGTGCGGGGAGTGTGTGATCGGACACACTGGGCGCTCCCCACCCTCCGCCCGCTCCGCTCCGCTCGCCTCCCGCACCCGCCCTGACCTGCGATTTCGCTCACCGGCCGGCGAACGGGCCGAGGCCGCCGCGACCGGCCCCGGGCCGGTGTGATGCGGAATTCTCGCGCTGTTCACGCCGTTGTGGCGAGTGCCAGGCACTCTGGGGAGTGATGAGGCGATTGTCCGTATCTGAGCGATCGGGTCCCGTGGACCGGATCGTCCTCACGGGCGGACCGTCGCCGCTGCTCCCGCGGCCACCGGGGTCGGGGGACGGGCGACAGGCAGGAGGTATGGGACGTGTTCGCGGCATGCACCACGCGGGGGGCCTCGATCCAGCTGGACGCCCCGCTGGTCTCTGACACGTCGCTGGCGCAGGTGACCCGGGCCGTCCGGTCCTTCCAGGACGACGGCAGCCTGCCCTCGACGGTGTACCTGATCTTCATCGACGGCAGCGACCAGTCCGTCCTCGCCCGGTGGCGACTGGACGGCAAGGGGTTCTGGGGGCCGGTACGGCCACCGGAACTCGCCCTCGGGGGTCTCTCGCTGGCTTCCTAGGACGGGACGGACCACGCGGTGGTCCGTCCCGTCCTCCCGTTTGCGGGACCTACACCCCACGGGACGTCCCGGGGCCACGGCCCCACACCGAGGCCCCCGGCATGGGCGCGCCTCGGGGTGGTCCCCCAGAAAACCCTGACCCCCACCCCCTCCCACCGACCGATCAACCCCCGCTGACCTGCGAAGACGCCTCTCGGGGGGCCGGCGGGCGGGGGATCCGCCTTATGTCGTGCTGATGGGGCCGCCGGATATGGTAGGGACCCCGCTGGAGCACCAGACCGAACGAGGAGGTGTGGCTATGGGTGGTCACCGCGAAAGGCGCCTGTTCGGCCGCGACGCCGCCCGTACGCCGAAGCACGTGAAGAACTCCCCCCCTGCCGCCCGGGAAGCCGCCGGTTCCGACCGGTGGGACGCCGCCGCCACCACGCTCGCGCCCGCCGAGCGGCCCACGGCCGAGCCGGCCGCGGCAGCCGCCTCCGACGGCCGTGCGGGCCGGCAGGCCCAGCAGCGCCGGGTGACAGCAGGGTTCTCCACGGACTCGGCGGCGGAGAGCTGGACGCCGCCGTCGTGGGAGTCGATCGTCAGTACCCACAGCGCTCGGGTGTACCGCCTCGCCTACCGCCTGACCGGCAACCAGCACGACGCCGAGGACCTCACCCAGGAGGTCTTCGTCCGGGTGTTCCGCTCGCTGTCGACCTACACCCCCGGCACCTTCGAGGGCTGGCTGCACCGGATCACCACCAACCTGTTCCTCGACATGGCCCGCCGCCGCCAGCGCATCCGCTTCGACGCGCTGGCCGACGACGCCGCCGAACGCCTGCCCAGCCGGGAGGCCGGGCCGGCCCAGGCCTACCACGACAGCCACTTCGACGCCGACGTCCAGGAGGCCCTGGACACCCTGGCCCCGGAGTTCCGTGCGGCCGTGGTGCTGTGCGACATCGAGGGGCTGTCCTACGAGGAGATCGCCGCCACGCTCGGGGTGAAGCTCGGCACCGTCCGCAGCCGCATCCACCGTGGCCGCTCCCACCTGCGCAAGATGCTCCAGCACCGTTCCCCGGACGCCCGCCAGAGCGCCGACGAGGCCGCCCTGGCGATGGCCGGCGTCGGGGTGGGCGGCGGGGCCGCCGACGGCGGCCTGGTGGCCTGGCCGGCGGTCGGCTCCGGCGGCACCGCCCACACCGCGACGGCCGGACTGCCCGGCCCGGCGCCCGGTGAGTCCGCACTGCCCGCCGCTGGGCGAGGAGGGCGAGTCCACGGGGCGGAGGGGACCAGGTGAGCCGCTGGGCGGAGGAGGCGCTGGGGGCCGACGACGCTCGGCATCCCTCCGGCTCCGCCCCCACCGCCGCGCGCCCAGCGGGCGTGCCGGCGGGTGCCGAGGTGCGCCAGTGCGCGGTGGACGTCACGGTCCAGGTGGCCGGGATGTCCTCCAACGGACACCTCGGTGACCGGCTCTCCGCCTTCGTGGACGGCGAGCTCCAGCACGGTGCTCGGGAACGCGTGCTCGCCCACCTGGCCGGCTGCGAGGCCTGCCGCGCGGAGGCGGACGGCCTGCGCCGCACCAAGGCCGCGCTCGACGCCCTGGTGCCCGAGCTCCCCTCCGACAGCCTGATGGAACGCCTGCTGGGGCTCGCCGGGCCCGGCGGCGGGCGCCCGCTCGGCGGCGGCCCCACCGCGCCGCTGGGCGTCGCCGACCAGCAGCCCGACGACCACCACCCCGGCCCGGCGGACCGCTCGGACCCGGCCGGCGGCGGAGCGCCGTCGGACGCCGACCGGGAAGGCGCCCGACGCCGCCCCGACGGCCCGGCGGGCACCGACCGCACGGAGGCCCTCGACCAGTCCGACCGGCCCGACCGGCGGTTCGGCAGGGACGGGTCGGAGCGGCCCGGAGGCCCAGGGCGCGCCGAGCGCGGTCGCGGGCAGTCCGGCGGGGCGACGGTGCTGCCGTTCCCCCCGCTGCGTCCGCGCCCCGCCGCGGCCGCCGCCGCACGCGGCCACCGCCTGGCGATGGCGGCCGCCGGAGCCGTCTCGGCCGCGGCCGTCGCCATCGGCGGCCTGACCACCGGGATGCTGCCGAGCGTGGCGCTGGAACGGCCGCTGTCCGACCAGGGCGGCGCCACGGCCAGGACCGGCGGGAACGCGTTGACCGGCGGATCGGGCACGGGCTTCGGCGGGACGCCCCCGCTGCTGCCGAGCGCCTCGATCGCGGGGCAGTCCGACTCGGGAAGCACCACCAGCCAGCTGTCCGGCTACGGGAGCTACCTGTCCGGCGGGGCGTACGGGTACCGCACACTGCCCGCCCTCGCCGAGCGGACGGCCGCACTCTCCGGCGCCGCGGACGGCTTCGTGGACGTCTCGGAACGGGTCAAGCGCTCGCTCAACGGCTGGGCACCCCTCGGCCTCGGTGCGGAGACCGTCCCGGAGCTGGGCGGGCCCGGGCTGGAGTAGCGGTCCCGGGCTGAGGTGGCGGCCCTGGCTGGTACAGCGGCCTGGGCGAACGGGAGTCGAGAAGGGACGGGAGAACGGCGGAGGGACCGGCCGCGGCAACACGCACGGACGGTCCCTCCACCGGGCTCCCGTCCTTTTGCGTGGGCGTGGGCCCGGCCCCGTCCACTCTCAAGTGCTCAGCCCTTGCCCATTCCCGAGTGCCGGCCCCTGTCTGTTTTCAGTCCCGTCCTGCCTGTCCTCCAGTGGCTGCTCCGCCTGTTCTCAAGTGCCCGCCCCTGCCCGTTTTCAAGTGGCGCCCCGCCCGTTCTCAAGTGGCCAGGCTGTCCCCGGAGGGCGTTCGCCAGTGCCCCCAGGCCCTGCCCACCCGTTCCGCAGTGCCCAGGCCCTGCCCACCCGTTCCGGCAGCGCCCCAGGCCCTGCCCGCCCGTTCCCCACTGCCCAGGCTCCGCCCGCCCGTTCCGCAGTGCCGGAGCCTGCCCAATTCCGCCCAATTCCCAGTCATGATGTGTTCATGACGTATTTCTCCCCGTACTACCCCCTTGGGGGGAAATGGGCCCCCGGGTTCAGGATCCCAGGCGATGGACATGCGGCGCAGCCCCGTCGAACGATCTGTGGACAACTCCGGGCATGCCCATGGCAGAGAGGACGCCTGCGCCAGGGAATCAAGCACGCATGCACTGGACAACGGGATCGGGAAGCTGCCCGGACTTCCCGGGCTGAGGAGGTAGCGAATCTGGAACCAGACAGGTGGCCACCAGCGTCGGGGCAGGGTGGGTGAGGCTTGTGAGGGCAGGGGCGTCACCGACGGGTTCCGCGCCATGGGCGGGCGTCGCTTGTGCACCATCAGCCCCAGGAGCAACAGCATCCCCGATGGCAACACCTGTAGGGGGCCCGAAGGGGGACCCCCTTCTTTCAACGATGGCATGGGGTGGGGGGCCTTCGCAGCCCCCCAGATTCCGCCTGTGGATAACTTCCGCCCCGCGCGGCGGCTGGGGTGGGGGCGATGGTGGCCGGCCGGTCGAGGGCGGCCCGCGGGGCGGGCCCGCCGGGGTGGGATGTTGGGCGTTCGGGCACGCGGGGGTGGCTTTCCGCAGTCTCGTACGCTGTGCCGTACGCGTGCACGATTTCCGTGGTTCGCGGTGAGTCACTGCCCTCACCGCCCCTCGGCCCGCGGCGGCCGGGTGGATCAGCGGGCAGGGAACCAGAACGGCGACGGCCGGGGGAGATAGGGACGGACATGGCCCAGGAAGAGCGCGGCGCCGGTCGCTGGTGGAACCGTCGCAAGGGCACGGAGACCCCGCAGGACGCGGTGCCGACCGGCGGACTGCCGACCGGCGGCCTCCCCACGGGGCCGGCGACGCCGGTGGGCCCGCACGCCGGGCACTCCGGCGGCGCGGCACCCGGTGGCGCGCCGGATCCGCGCTGGACGCCGGCCACCCACGGGCCGGCGCGGAGCGAGGGCGCCACGGCCCCGTCGCAGCAGCCCTCCGCACCCGCCGCACAGGAGCCCGTCGCCCCGCCGTCGGCCGCCCCGTCGTCCGCCGCGCGGCCGGGGCATGACGACACCGCGCAGACGGCCGCTCCCAACCCCGTGGACCCCGCCTCCGCCCCGGCCTCCTCCTCCGCCGCCCCAGCCCCCTCCGGGCCGGACGCGGCGGCCGAGCCGCGCGAAGCCGTGGAGGGGACCTCCGCCGGCTCGTCCTCCGCCGGTGCGGACGACCCCACCGCCCAGGACCCCTGGGCGCACACCCGGCACCACGCCTCGACGACCACCACGGGCGCCTGGGCCACTCCCGGGGCGCGCCGCCCGCTGCCGCTCGGCGGCTCCAAGGACACCCCGCCGTACGGCCTGCCGGCCACCCCCGAGGCCCCCGGCGGCAACCAGGCGTTCCCCCCGCCCGGGGGCTACGGCGGCGCCCCGGGCGCCGCGCCCGCCCCCTACGGTCCGCCGGCCGCCGGGCCCGGACCCGCGCCGCAGGGCGCGCCGGGGCCGCACGGCGCCCCGCCCGCGGGCCACGGCGCCCCGCACCCCGGCCACAACGGACCCCACCCGGGCCACAGCGGCCCGCACCCCCTGCCGGCCCGCCCGGCCCCCTACCCGTACCCCCCGGCGGCCCCGGGCGGGCCCGGAGGGCCGGGAGGCCCGCACCCGATGCCGGGCCCGGCGGGCCGCCCCTACCACCCCCTGGACGCCGCCCTCGCCGTGCCGTACGCCGCGCCCACCCCGCGCGGCGGCGGTCAGGTCTCCCGCCGTTCCGCGGTCGTCATCGCGCTGGCGCTCTCCCTGGTCACCGGCCTGGCGGGGGGCTTCGCCGGCGCGACGATGGCCGGTGACGACGCGCCGCCGGTGCACCTGGCCCAGCAGGGCTCCGGCGCCGGCGAGGAGCGCGCCGCTGACTCGGTGGGCGGGATAGCCCAGCGCGTGCTGCCCGGCGTGGTCTACATCTCGGTGCGGGACTCCCAGGGCGAGGGCAGCGGCACCGGCTTCGTGCTGGACACCGAGGGCCACATCCTCACCAACAACCACGTGGTCGGCGGGGCGGCCTCCGGTGGCGAGATCTCGGTCACCTTCGACGGCGGCCAGACCGTCGAGGCGGAGGTGGTCGGCGCGGACGCGGGCTACGACCTCGCGGTGATCCGGGTCTCCAACGTGCACGGCCTCACCCCGCTGCCGCTCGGCGACTCCGAGGAGGTGGCGGTCGGCGACCCGGTGATCGCCATCGGCGCGCCCTTCGGCCTCCAGGGCACCGTCACGTCCGGCATCATCAGCGCCGTCGACCGTCCGGTGACCGCCGGTGGGGAGACCGACCCGTCCGACGTGTCCTACGTCAACGCGCTGCAGACCGACGCCCCGATCAACCCCGGCAACTCCGGCGGGCCGCTGGTCAACGCGGCGGGCCAGGTCGTGGGCATCAACACCGCCATCCGCTCCGCCGGCGGCGGCCTGGATCCGTACGGCAACAGCGAGGCCGGCTCGATCGGCCTGGGCTTCGCGATCCCGGTCAACGAGGCCCGGAGGGTCGCCGAGCAGCTGATCAACGACGGCCACGCGGTGCACCCGGTGATCGGCGTGGTGCTCGACATGGGCTACACCGGAAACGGCGCGCGGATCCTGGACGGCACCTCCTCCGAGGGCGGCGAGCCGATCACCCCCGGCGGCCCCGGCGACCAGGCCGGCCTGCAGCCGGGCGACGTGATCACGGCGGTGGCGGGTGAGGCGGTCGCCTCGGGCGACGAGCTGATCGTCCGCATCCGCAGCCACGAACCGGGGGACGTGGTGGAGTTCACGGTCCAGCGCGACGGGGAGGAGCTGCGGCTGCCCGTCACCCTGGGTTCCAGCTCCTGACGGCCGTGCGTCACCCGGGCGCCGTCCGCCGTCCGCCCGGCCGGTGTGGCATGCGTCCCACCGGGCCGACGGGTGCCTCGGGGGCCCGTCGCCGGCCCGGCGGGCGGGCCGGCGACGGACTGATCGGGGCAGGACATGTTCCATGTGCCATGCCGCGGTTTACGCTGAGGCGAGTACAACCGTCCGGCCCGCGCCCGCCCGGATACGCCGCACCCAGGGAGCTGACGTGCTCGACATCGGTCTGCTAGAGATGGTCGCGCTCGGCGTGCTGGCCATCGTCATCTTCGGGCCCGAACGGCTGCCCAAGGTGATATCGGAGGTCGCCCGCTTCATCCGCCGGGTGCGGGCCTTCTCCGACAGCGCCCGCGAGGACATCCGCCGGGAGCTGGGCCCGGAGTTCAAGGACTTCGAGTTCGAGGACCTCAACCCGCGCACGTTCGTCCGCAAGAACCTGCTGGAGCCCGCCGACGTGGACCTGCGGGAGATCCGCGAGCTGGGCAGCTCGCTGCGCGACGACATCGAGGAGAGCGTCACCGGTGTCGCCAAGGCGAGCCCGACGACGTCCGCGGCCGGCGGCGGGAAGACCGTGCTGACCAAGGGCGGCGGCGCCACCGGTGCGGCCGGCTCGGCCGGCGCCGGCTCGGGCGAGGTCAGCCTGGTCAAGCCCGGCGAGCGCCCGCCGTTCGACGTCGACGCCACCTGACGGCCGTCCGTACCCGACGGCCGTCCGTCGGGCGGCCGTACCCCCATCTCCTACCGGACCGCCTCCCCGGCCGCATGCCGAGCCGCCGGTAACGAGTAATAAAAGGGGCAAAGAGCACCATATTTCCGCCATCCCCGCGCCGAGCCGTCGCCGGTGCGCCAGGATGTTCTCCGAAGGCGAGAGTTACCGGTCCTGGCCGCCGTGCGGCACGAGGGGGGACCGGCAATCGACAAGGAGGCGCCGCGGATGGACACCACGAGTCGTGCGGAGGCGGCCTCGGCCGCATCGGCGACCGCGGGCCGGATCGACACGTTCCTGAGTGCGGACTTCCCCTGGTACGGGCTGGACGAGGGGTGGACCGGCGCGCGCTGGCTCGGCCCCCTCGGCGTCATCAGCGGCGGCACCGTCGAGCACGGCACCCTCGGCCACGGCGACCGCCCCTCCCGCCTCCTGGAGGAGCAGCACAGCCGCCGCTTCGTGTGCGTGGTGACCCTGGCGCGCCGCCCGCTGCGCCGCACCACCGACGGCACCGGCACCCTGGAGGCCACCTCCGTCGGCTCCGCCGCCTGGCTGGCCGGCTCCGGCCTGCTGTCGTGCACCTGGCCGGGCCAGCTGGACCGCTCGCTGCGCCAGGACTGGCTGGACCAGCAGAGCACCCTCGCCTGGGAGCTCTCCGACGACCTCACCGGCCCCGCCTGGTCGACGCTGACCCTTCCGGTGGGGGGCGTGCCGCAGCCCTTCCACTACCGGGAGTCGGACTACGGCTGGGTGCTGGCCGGCGAGGGGCCGGGGGTGCACCTCGGGGCCTACGGCCGCGGGGTGAGCGCCTACGGCCTCGGCTTCGCCGTCCGGGGCGACCTTTCCGAATACCGCGAGCAGGGCCCCGCCACGGCGTGACGAGGCCCTGCTGGGAGCGGGGGAACGGGGCGGCCGCGGCCGCCCGAGGGGGCTGCCCGGGGCCTGACGGCGCCGGGGGCCCCGCGGGCTTCCGGGGCGGGCCCCGGAAGCTTCAGCTGGCGCTCCGGAGCGCCCTCAGAACTTGTTCCGGGGGGTCAGCCCCAGCGACATCCCGGACAGCCCGCGGGAGCGCCGGGTGAGCTTGCCGGCCATGCCGCGCAGCACCGAGCCGGCCGGGGAGGACGGGTCGGACAGCACCACCGGGGTGCCGTCGTCACCCCCCTCGCGCAGCCGCACGTCGATCGGCACCTGGCCCAGCACCGGGACCCGGGTGCCGGTGGTGCGGGTCAGCGCGTCGGCGACGGTCTGGCCGCCGCCGGTGCCGAAGACGTCCACCATCTCCCCGCAGTGCGGGCAGGGCATCCCCGACATGTTCTCGATCACGCCGACGATCTGCTGGTTGGTCTGGGTGGCGATGGTGCCGGCCCGCTCGGCCACCTCGGCGGCCGCCTGCTGCGGCGTGGTCACGATCAGGATCTCGGCGTTGGGGACCAGCTGGGCCACCGAGATCGCCACGTCGCCGGTGCCGGGCGGCAGGTCCAGCAGCAGCACGTCCAGGTCGCCCCAGTAGACGTCGGCCAGGAACTGCTGGAGCGCCCGGTGCAGCATCGGC is a genomic window containing:
- the dapE gene encoding succinyl-diaminopimelate desuccinylase; its protein translation is MTTPQLDLSADAVALTAQLVDIPSVSGSERVLADAVEAALRALPHLTVERDGNAVVARTELGRAERVVLAGHLDTVPIADNLPSRLEDGLLYGCGTSDMKSGVAVQLRTAATVPEPNRDVTFVFYDCEEVEAARNGLGRLVRTHPDWLAGDFAVVLEGTSGLVEGGCQGTARVRVTVRGQRAHSARSWLGQNAIHGVAPILAKLAAHQPRRVVIDGLEYREGLNAVGIEGGVAGNVIPDECAVTVNFRYAPDRSEQEALDYLREFFGQWEVEVTDSSPGALPGLGHPAAAAFVAATGGEVRAKYGWTDVARFSALGVPAVNYGPGDPNLAHTREEHVVCAAVLECEERIRHWLTA
- a CDS encoding LOG family protein → MRRGQIQDETTDQRLLDSRGPTDWVHSDPWRVLRIQSEFVEGFGALAELGPAISVFGSARTPEGSTEYVAGVKIGSALANAGYAVITGGGPGAMEAANRGAVEAGGVSVGLGIELPFEQGLNEYVDIGINFRYFFVRKTMFVKYSQGFVVLPGGFGTLDELFEALTLVQTRKVTRFPVILFGSDYWRGLLDWVTHTLVADGKASKADLELIHLTDDVDEVMELLRTATATRVIPERPE
- the folP gene encoding dihydropteroate synthase produces the protein MAIINRTPDSFFDRGANFTDQAAMAAVERAVAAGAAIVDIGGVKAGPGAEVTAEEEAARTVPFVAEVRASFPHVVVSVDTWRAEVGDAVCRAGADVLNDAWGGVDPGLAEVAARHRAGLVCTHAGHRPVRPRTRPHRVGYDDVMADILEVVVGLAERAAALGVPRESILIDPGHDFGKNTRHSLEATRRLGEMTATDWPVLVSLSNKDFVGETLDLPVDERLLGTLAATAVSAWLGARVYRAHQVAETRQVLDMVAAIRGTREPSVARRGLA
- a CDS encoding DivIVA domain-containing protein; this encodes MLWFMVAALAVVVAAVAVVVLGAGGSLPDAEVDHARPQPPSGRLLSPQDVDGVRFTVAPRGYRMDEVDALLDRLAGELALREARIADLEEAVTAAGRSEAGTAGSATGAGHPTGGNGVTGGEGATGGEGVATSQDASGAERDRRAAAEQGIEQE
- a CDS encoding DUF3117 domain-containing protein, which produces MAAMKPRTGDGPLEVTKEGRGIVMRVPLEGGGRLVVELSTDEADALGEALRNACG
- a CDS encoding zf-HC2 domain-containing protein; this translates as MSRWAEEALGADDARHPSGSAPTAARPAGVPAGAEVRQCAVDVTVQVAGMSSNGHLGDRLSAFVDGELQHGARERVLAHLAGCEACRAEADGLRRTKAALDALVPELPSDSLMERLLGLAGPGGGRPLGGGPTAPLGVADQQPDDHHPGPADRSDPAGGGAPSDADREGARRRPDGPAGTDRTEALDQSDRPDRRFGRDGSERPGGPGRAERGRGQSGGATVLPFPPLRPRPAAAAAARGHRLAMAAAGAVSAAAVAIGGLTTGMLPSVALERPLSDQGGATARTGGNALTGGSGTGFGGTPPLLPSASIAGQSDSGSTTSQLSGYGSYLSGGAYGYRTLPALAERTAALSGAADGFVDVSERVKRSLNGWAPLGLGAETVPELGGPGLE
- a CDS encoding trypsin-like peptidase domain-containing protein is translated as MAQEERGAGRWWNRRKGTETPQDAVPTGGLPTGGLPTGPATPVGPHAGHSGGAAPGGAPDPRWTPATHGPARSEGATAPSQQPSAPAAQEPVAPPSAAPSSAARPGHDDTAQTAAPNPVDPASAPASSSAAPAPSGPDAAAEPREAVEGTSAGSSSAGADDPTAQDPWAHTRHHASTTTTGAWATPGARRPLPLGGSKDTPPYGLPATPEAPGGNQAFPPPGGYGGAPGAAPAPYGPPAAGPGPAPQGAPGPHGAPPAGHGAPHPGHNGPHPGHSGPHPLPARPAPYPYPPAAPGGPGGPGGPHPMPGPAGRPYHPLDAALAVPYAAPTPRGGGQVSRRSAVVIALALSLVTGLAGGFAGATMAGDDAPPVHLAQQGSGAGEERAADSVGGIAQRVLPGVVYISVRDSQGEGSGTGFVLDTEGHILTNNHVVGGAASGGEISVTFDGGQTVEAEVVGADAGYDLAVIRVSNVHGLTPLPLGDSEEVAVGDPVIAIGAPFGLQGTVTSGIISAVDRPVTAGGETDPSDVSYVNALQTDAPINPGNSGGPLVNAAGQVVGINTAIRSAGGGLDPYGNSEAGSIGLGFAIPVNEARRVAEQLINDGHAVHPVIGVVLDMGYTGNGARILDGTSSEGGEPITPGGPGDQAGLQPGDVITAVAGEAVASGDELIVRIRSHEPGDVVEFTVQRDGEELRLPVTLGSSS
- a CDS encoding sec-independent translocase; translation: MVALGVLAIVIFGPERLPKVISEVARFIRRVRAFSDSAREDIRRELGPEFKDFEFEDLNPRTFVRKNLLEPADVDLREIRELGSSLRDDIEESVTGVAKASPTTSAAGGGKTVLTKGGGATGAAGSAGAGSGEVSLVKPGERPPFDVDAT